One Micavibrio aeruginosavorus ARL-13 genomic window carries:
- a CDS encoding radical SAM protein, whose product MLKPTRVIFNYAARCNMPCQFCYIPFNGVRSALTDRLAAIDRAAAMGAELITFGGGDPLLDRDLESVFAHTASHGMKIQLDTNGLLLNAGTLPLLQRYVSFMSLPLEGDADTHTAMRGNKKHFAHVLDIIPRVLDAGIRLKINTVACTKNLHAMPTLADTLLPFANREHNSLARWSIYEFIPAERGDMNRIDFELSPGRFQSAMNELCRRFPDLPIEPGARSARKSAYFFMNDNGTVYATNPSTDCDSTVFLGHIMDDDIHEKWSALIEGTDHGVRFHDRANLRLKLI is encoded by the coding sequence ATGCTCAAGCCAACCCGGGTCATTTTTAACTACGCTGCACGGTGCAATATGCCGTGCCAATTTTGCTACATCCCATTCAATGGGGTGCGGTCCGCGCTGACCGACCGGCTGGCCGCCATTGACCGTGCGGCCGCGATGGGCGCGGAACTGATCACCTTTGGCGGCGGCGACCCGCTGCTGGACCGCGATCTGGAATCCGTCTTTGCGCACACGGCATCCCACGGCATGAAAATCCAGCTGGATACAAATGGGCTACTTTTGAATGCAGGCACCCTGCCCCTGCTGCAACGTTATGTCAGTTTCATGAGCCTGCCGCTGGAGGGCGACGCTGACACCCACACAGCGATGCGCGGAAACAAAAAACACTTCGCCCACGTTCTGGATATCATTCCGCGCGTGCTGGATGCGGGCATACGATTGAAGATCAACACCGTGGCCTGCACCAAAAATCTGCATGCCATGCCGACACTGGCCGACACGTTGTTGCCGTTCGCAAACCGTGAACACAATTCATTGGCGCGGTGGAGCATCTATGAATTCATCCCCGCCGAACGCGGAGACATGAACCGGATTGATTTTGAATTATCCCCCGGGCGGTTTCAGTCCGCAATGAACGAACTGTGCCGTCGCTTCCCCGATCTACCTATTGAACCCGGCGCGCGCAGTGCGCGTAAATCGGCCTATTTCTTTATGAATGATAATGGCACGGTTTATGCCACCAACCCATCAACGGATTGCGACAGCACGGTCTTTCTGGGCCACATCATGGATGACGACATCCATGAAAAATGGTCCGCCCTGATTGAGGGGACGGACCATGGTGTTCGCTTTCACGATCGCGCAAATTTACGCTTGAAACTGATATAG
- the topA gene encoding type I DNA topoisomerase — MSASNLVIVESPSKAKTINKYLGPDYEVLASYGHVRDLPPKDGSVDPENGFAMLWELGDRAAKPVNDIRRAVKKAKALYLATDPDREGEAISWHVQELLKDEKLLEGKQVFRVTFNEITKKAVQEAFKNARDLDAPLVEAYLARRALDYLVGFNLSPVLWRKLPGSRSAGRVQSVALRLICERESEIEKFRADEYWTIEARLHNRDGAPFTARLTHLSGNKLDKLDIGSEAQATAAANRIRGKNLVVQNVEKKQVRRFPPAPFITSTLQQEASRKLGFGASQTMRLAQRLYEGTEINGDTVGLITYMRTDGTTLSEDAVTQCRDVIKSNYGPKYLPDAPRLYKSKAKNAQEAHEAIRPTDLSRTPDEVRMYVDDQMARLYELIWKRTMASQMENAVMDQVGADISDGTTDVVLRATGSTVAFDGFLTLYQEGQDDDETDEENRRLPVLDKGDATKLIDVAQDQHFTQPPPRYSEASLVKKMEELGIGRPSTYASILQVLQDRDYVRLDKKRFIPEDRGRLVTTFLSKFFTRYVDYDFTATLEEELDAIAAGQAHWKDALAQFWKDFSKAVGDTKNLTITEVIDNLDAELGPHFFPVVEHGKDPRICPACNEGRLSLKLGKFGAFIGCANYPDCRYTRPLVVPSADENAEGGEAGGESGLAAQLANAPKILGHDPVTGRAVSLRRGPYGPYVQIDPPEAPPAPAVEEKAPEVEDGTAKKGKGKAKKKKETAEKPKRQGVPKGLKLEDIDLAAALKLLELPREVGLHPETKEMIKAGIGRFGPFLVHQGSYTSIPKGDDVLTIGINRAVDLIAAKAERAANGGGRRGGWGKKKAKADGDDAAPKKTAAKKKAPDKKAAAKKPAAKKTAAKKPAAKKTATKKPAAKE, encoded by the coding sequence TTGAGCGCTTCCAATCTCGTCATCGTTGAATCCCCGTCCAAGGCCAAGACCATTAATAAGTATCTTGGCCCGGATTATGAGGTTTTAGCCTCTTACGGCCACGTCCGTGACCTGCCGCCCAAGGATGGCTCGGTGGACCCGGAAAATGGCTTTGCCATGCTTTGGGAACTGGGCGATCGCGCCGCAAAACCGGTCAACGACATTCGCCGCGCCGTGAAAAAGGCCAAAGCCCTCTATCTGGCGACTGACCCTGATCGTGAAGGGGAAGCGATTTCATGGCACGTACAGGAACTGTTGAAGGACGAAAAACTGTTGGAGGGCAAACAGGTCTTCCGCGTGACCTTCAACGAAATCACCAAGAAAGCGGTTCAGGAAGCCTTCAAAAACGCCCGTGATCTGGACGCCCCGTTGGTTGAGGCGTATCTGGCCCGCCGTGCGCTGGATTATCTGGTCGGGTTTAACCTGTCCCCGGTTTTGTGGCGTAAACTGCCCGGCTCTCGTTCTGCGGGGCGTGTGCAATCCGTGGCCCTGCGCCTGATTTGCGAACGCGAATCCGAAATTGAAAAATTCCGCGCCGATGAATATTGGACGATTGAAGCGCGATTGCACAACCGTGACGGCGCCCCGTTCACCGCGCGCCTGACCCACTTGTCCGGCAACAAGCTGGACAAATTGGATATCGGGTCCGAAGCCCAAGCCACCGCCGCCGCCAACCGCATTCGCGGTAAAAATCTGGTCGTGCAGAATGTTGAAAAGAAACAGGTCCGCCGTTTCCCGCCGGCCCCGTTCATCACATCGACATTGCAACAGGAAGCATCGCGCAAACTGGGCTTTGGCGCGTCCCAAACCATGCGTTTGGCCCAACGTTTGTACGAAGGCACAGAGATCAACGGCGACACCGTTGGCTTGATCACCTATATGCGTACCGACGGCACGACCTTGTCCGAAGACGCGGTGACGCAATGCCGTGATGTGATTAAATCGAATTACGGGCCGAAATACCTGCCCGATGCGCCGCGCCTGTATAAATCCAAGGCCAAGAACGCACAGGAAGCGCACGAAGCCATTCGCCCCACCGATTTGTCGCGCACACCGGACGAAGTCCGCATGTATGTCGATGATCAAATGGCGCGCCTGTATGAACTGATCTGGAAACGCACCATGGCGTCCCAGATGGAAAACGCCGTGATGGACCAGGTGGGCGCGGATATTTCCGATGGCACCACCGATGTCGTCCTGCGCGCTACCGGCTCCACCGTTGCATTCGACGGTTTCCTGACCCTGTATCAAGAAGGTCAGGATGATGATGAAACCGACGAAGAAAACCGCCGCCTGCCCGTTTTGGACAAGGGCGATGCGACCAAGTTGATCGACGTTGCCCAAGACCAGCATTTCACCCAGCCGCCCCCGCGTTATTCGGAAGCATCGCTGGTGAAGAAAATGGAAGAACTGGGCATTGGCCGCCCGTCCACATACGCATCCATCCTGCAAGTGTTGCAGGACCGCGATTATGTGCGTCTGGACAAGAAACGTTTCATTCCGGAAGATCGCGGCCGTCTGGTCACCACCTTCCTGTCGAAATTCTTCACCCGTTATGTCGATTATGATTTTACCGCGACACTGGAAGAAGAGCTGGACGCCATTGCCGCAGGTCAGGCCCATTGGAAAGATGCACTGGCCCAGTTCTGGAAGGATTTCAGCAAGGCCGTCGGCGATACCAAAAACCTGACCATTACCGAAGTCATCGACAATCTGGATGCCGAGCTTGGCCCCCACTTCTTCCCAGTGGTTGAACACGGCAAAGACCCGCGCATCTGCCCGGCCTGTAACGAAGGGCGCTTGTCCCTGAAGCTCGGGAAATTCGGTGCCTTTATCGGTTGTGCCAATTACCCGGATTGCCGCTATACCCGCCCGCTGGTCGTTCCATCTGCGGATGAGAACGCCGAAGGTGGCGAAGCCGGCGGTGAAAGCGGTCTGGCCGCCCAACTGGCCAACGCTCCGAAAATTCTGGGCCATGATCCTGTCACGGGTCGTGCCGTATCACTGCGCCGTGGTCCATACGGCCCGTATGTGCAGATTGACCCGCCGGAGGCCCCGCCCGCCCCCGCCGTCGAAGAAAAAGCCCCCGAGGTCGAAGACGGCACCGCGAAAAAGGGCAAGGGCAAAGCGAAGAAGAAAAAAGAAACCGCAGAAAAACCAAAACGCCAAGGCGTTCCAAAGGGCCTGAAGCTGGAAGACATTGATCTGGCCGCCGCCCTGAAATTGCTGGAACTGCCGCGCGAGGTTGGCCTGCACCCGGAAACCAAAGAAATGATCAAGGCGGGCATTGGCCGCTTTGGCCCGTTCCTGGTCCATCAGGGGTCGTACACGTCAATTCCGAAGGGTGATGACGTTCTGACCATCGGCATCAACCGCGCCGTTGATTTGATCGCGGCCAAGGCCGAACGCGCCGCCAATGGCGGTGGCCGCCGTGGCGGATGGGGCAAGAAAAAAGCCAAAGCTGATGGCGACGACGCCGCACCGAAAAAAACAGCGGCAAAGAAAAAGGCCCCGGATAAAAAAGCCGCCGCCAAGAAACCGGCGGCCAAAAAGACAGCAGCGAAAAAACCCGCTGCAAAGAAAACGGCAACCAAGAAACCCGCCGCGAAAGAATAA
- a CDS encoding helix-turn-helix domain-containing protein, translating into MITKEQCRAGRGLLGWTQQDLADAAGMSKTAINNFERGTNDVRAESLESIRLAFERSDIEFVGDYGVQRRRDTVKVLKGADALPLLWDDIFETMKASGGEVLIANLDERRSHESHPDKLLAHLSRMKAHNITERLLACEGDAYFVQPAEYYRWLPRDVFRAGMSSFIYGDKVALQLWQEAMIIVVNSRSAHEAEKQRFEYLWGNAIIPPYESSKKDAS; encoded by the coding sequence ATGATTACGAAAGAGCAATGTCGGGCCGGGCGCGGCCTTCTGGGGTGGACACAACAGGACCTGGCCGATGCGGCGGGGATGTCCAAGACGGCTATCAACAATTTCGAACGGGGCACGAATGATGTCCGGGCGGAATCGCTGGAATCAATCCGTCTGGCGTTTGAACGGTCCGATATCGAATTTGTGGGTGACTATGGTGTGCAACGCCGCCGGGACACAGTCAAGGTCCTGAAGGGGGCTGATGCACTGCCTTTATTGTGGGATGATATTTTTGAGACGATGAAGGCCAGCGGGGGTGAGGTTTTGATCGCCAACCTGGACGAACGCCGGTCCCACGAATCGCACCCGGACAAGCTTTTGGCGCATTTGTCGCGGATGAAGGCCCATAACATCACTGAACGCCTGCTGGCGTGTGAGGGCGATGCCTATTTCGTTCAACCGGCTGAATATTATCGTTGGCTGCCGCGCGATGTGTTCCGCGCGGGGATGAGCTCGTTCATCTATGGCGACAAGGTGGCTCTGCAATTATGGCAGGAAGCGATGATCATCGTCGTGAACAGCCGGTCCGCCCATGAAGCGGAAAAACAGCGGTTCGAATATCTCTGGGGCAACGCCATCATCCCTCCGTACGAATCCTCAAAAAAAGATGCAAGCTAG
- the rnr gene encoding ribonuclease R, which yields MKKFDPSAITDLLNASPEPLTKRQIAEALNIRGEQERVELKDALRMLEDDGIIIKQPGQAYAIPEALPAVAIIEVTDIDLDGDTLARPVDWSEEYQGPAPRIEITPDMNKGHPALTPGDRALVKLSRVAPNMYEARVIRQLDTERGRVMGLVVRTKSGFILRPANKKAKFDFDIAQKDLNGADENDLVVAEIQPSRGVRNGKVRVKEIIGSRNDPKAISLLALNEAGLRETFPDAVIRETEKMTVPTLDKRDDLRRWPLVTIDGIDARDFDDAVFAEKDTENGGYHLIVAIADVAFYVRPDSNLDREAYRRGNSTYFPDRVVPMLPEALSNDLCSLRPNEDRACMAVHMWIDDHGNLQKYKFVRGLMRSKARLIYEQVQAARDGTPDAITGPLMDEVINPLYEVYEVLQKSRNERGALDLDIPERKIVLNDKNEMTGVAVRARYDSHKLIEEFMILANVAAAMALEARKAPCMYRIHDRPSPEKIDAAADFIDSFGLSLPRGQVIRPAQLNGILRQADKLPYGHLVHQMILRSQAQAIYHPDNIGHFGLALEKYAHFTSPIRRYADLVVHRSLIRAWNLGPGGLSDEEVVQMEEIADHISQTERTSAEAERNAVDRFAATFLSTQVGAQFSGRISGVTRFGLFVTLDESGADGIVPIRTLPNDFYDHVEDQHALIGQRSGRIYRLGASIAVQLKEADPLTGGTVFAVIGTEGADIPGLTFKKTLHNSGKPSKKKPFHRGGPRKGSGKPSHRKGQGGGFRGASDGQPGKKPGGPKRGGKKRR from the coding sequence ATGAAAAAATTTGACCCCTCTGCCATTACCGACCTCCTCAACGCCAGTCCCGAGCCGCTGACCAAGCGCCAGATTGCCGAAGCCCTGAACATCCGCGGCGAGCAGGAACGCGTCGAATTAAAAGACGCGCTGCGCATGCTGGAAGATGACGGCATCATCATCAAACAACCGGGCCAAGCCTACGCCATTCCCGAAGCCCTGCCCGCCGTGGCCATTATCGAAGTCACCGACATCGATCTGGACGGTGACACGCTGGCCCGCCCGGTGGATTGGAGCGAGGAATATCAAGGCCCTGCCCCGCGCATTGAAATCACGCCTGACATGAACAAGGGCCACCCGGCCCTTACCCCCGGCGATCGCGCGCTGGTCAAACTGAGCCGCGTTGCGCCGAACATGTACGAAGCCCGCGTGATCCGCCAGTTGGATACCGAACGCGGCCGCGTCATGGGTTTGGTCGTGCGCACGAAAAGCGGCTTTATCCTGCGCCCCGCGAACAAGAAGGCCAAGTTTGATTTCGACATCGCGCAGAAGGATTTGAACGGCGCGGATGAAAACGATCTGGTCGTCGCCGAAATCCAGCCCAGCCGCGGCGTGCGCAACGGCAAGGTGCGCGTGAAGGAAATTATTGGATCGCGCAATGATCCAAAGGCGATCAGCCTGCTGGCGTTGAACGAAGCCGGCTTGCGCGAAACATTCCCCGACGCGGTCATCCGCGAAACGGAAAAAATGACGGTGCCGACATTGGACAAGCGCGATGATTTGCGCCGCTGGCCGCTGGTCACCATTGACGGCATTGATGCGCGCGATTTCGATGACGCGGTCTTTGCCGAAAAAGATACCGAAAATGGCGGGTACCATTTGATCGTCGCCATTGCTGACGTCGCCTTCTATGTCCGCCCGGACAGCAATCTGGACCGCGAAGCCTATCGTCGCGGCAACTCCACCTATTTCCCCGACCGCGTCGTACCGATGCTGCCGGAAGCGTTGTCCAACGATCTCTGCTCGCTGCGCCCGAACGAAGACCGCGCCTGCATGGCCGTGCATATGTGGATCGACGATCACGGCAATCTGCAGAAATACAAATTCGTGCGCGGATTGATGCGATCCAAGGCTCGCCTGATTTACGAACAGGTCCAAGCCGCCCGCGATGGCACACCTGATGCCATCACCGGACCGTTGATGGATGAGGTCATCAACCCGCTGTATGAAGTGTATGAAGTCCTGCAAAAATCGCGCAATGAGCGCGGCGCGCTGGATCTGGATATTCCCGAACGCAAAATCGTTTTGAATGATAAAAACGAAATGACCGGCGTGGCCGTGCGGGCGCGCTACGATTCCCACAAACTGATCGAAGAATTTATGATTCTGGCCAACGTGGCCGCGGCCATGGCGCTGGAGGCCCGTAAAGCCCCGTGCATGTACCGCATTCACGATCGCCCCAGCCCGGAGAAGATTGACGCCGCCGCCGATTTTATCGACAGCTTTGGCCTGTCTTTGCCGCGTGGGCAAGTCATTCGCCCGGCGCAATTGAACGGCATTTTGCGTCAGGCCGATAAACTGCCCTACGGCCATCTGGTGCACCAGATGATCCTGCGGTCCCAGGCGCAGGCTATTTATCACCCGGACAATATCGGGCACTTTGGTCTGGCGCTGGAAAAATACGCGCACTTCACATCCCCCATTCGCCGTTATGCCGATTTGGTCGTGCACCGCAGTTTGATCCGCGCGTGGAACCTCGGCCCCGGCGGATTGAGCGATGAAGAAGTCGTGCAGATGGAAGAAATCGCCGACCACATTTCCCAAACCGAACGCACATCGGCGGAAGCCGAGCGCAATGCGGTGGACCGCTTTGCCGCCACCTTCTTGTCCACCCAAGTGGGGGCGCAGTTTTCGGGGCGGATCAGCGGCGTGACCCGCTTTGGCCTGTTCGTCACGCTGGATGAAAGCGGCGCGGACGGGATTGTGCCCATCCGCACCCTGCCCAACGATTTCTATGACCATGTCGAAGACCAGCACGCCCTGATCGGGCAGCGTTCGGGCCGGATTTACCGCCTTGGCGCCTCTATTGCGGTGCAGCTTAAAGAAGCCGACCCCCTGACCGGAGGGACAGTTTTCGCGGTTATTGGCACCGAAGGGGCCGATATTCCCGGGTTAACCTTCAAGAAAACTTTGCATAATTCTGGAAAACCCTCTAAGAAGAAACCATTCCATAGAGGCGGCCCGCGCAAGGGGTCCGGCAAGCCAAGCCACCGCAAAGGGCAAGGCGGCGGATTTCGGGGTGCTTCGGATGGTCAGCCGGGCAAAAAGCCGGGCGGACCAAAACGTGGAGGGAAAAAGCGCCGTTAG
- a CDS encoding RNB domain-containing ribonuclease codes for MAKKKQTNNNHAHNNGRKNSNGNGGAPRGRNISPTAQSIKVSIAATNDQTPTDPDAFKASTITTAVLNSFKIKEPHDAAAVAEATTVVQTVDSSAVRKDLTHIPFVTIDGITSRDFDDAVHAEPDTAADNVGGYLVNVAIADVAWYVRPGSALDDQALSRGFSVYPPDRAVHMLPNELSEQACSLKPNVDRYALVAHIRVNKDGDVLDSSYSRAIIRSRARLTYEGVDEFLAGELSGVPSVADTLIPPLHEVYEILNQNAMNRGKLKFSFGKMSSTIGADGFVNGFVKDDNREGSRELIEELMCLANCVVARDLLAHGQYPVMTRVHEEPAEDQVTKAKALLSAAGITKRHGEEWTLADINKMLDDPAYADKHDKIRSAAMKLINRGEYAINETGHFGLALKTYCHFTSPIRRYPDLQVHRALISAFNLGEGGMAKDVDLKSMFNQAAAINALDNQADAVYRIATDRYALAFLHKTGPVHQATLKDIKKDGALVLAFENTPLKLTVDKSFVPADDFRINMKKRQLVDDMGTVIGINDNVPVRILSCNPLTGTFSIAMDGYTYPKGGTLQPMAQKDRKQAPKNG; via the coding sequence GTGGCTAAGAAAAAACAAACCAATAACAACCACGCGCATAACAACGGACGCAAAAACAGCAACGGTAATGGCGGCGCACCGCGGGGCCGGAATATTTCCCCGACCGCGCAATCGATCAAAGTCAGCATTGCCGCCACCAACGACCAAACCCCAACCGACCCCGATGCGTTCAAAGCATCCACCATTACAACGGCGGTTCTGAACAGTTTTAAAATCAAGGAGCCGCATGACGCCGCCGCTGTGGCCGAGGCCACAACCGTGGTTCAAACCGTTGACAGTTCCGCCGTGCGCAAGGATCTGACCCATATTCCGTTCGTGACGATTGATGGCATTACATCACGCGATTTCGATGATGCCGTTCATGCCGAACCCGACACCGCCGCCGATAATGTTGGCGGATATCTGGTCAATGTCGCGATTGCCGATGTCGCCTGGTATGTCCGCCCGGGCAGTGCGCTGGACGATCAGGCTTTATCCCGCGGTTTCTCGGTCTATCCGCCGGATCGTGCGGTGCATATGCTGCCGAATGAATTGTCTGAACAGGCCTGCTCGCTGAAACCGAATGTTGACCGCTATGCGCTGGTTGCGCATATCCGCGTGAACAAGGATGGCGATGTACTGGACAGTTCCTATAGCCGCGCCATTATCCGTTCCCGCGCGCGCCTGACCTATGAAGGCGTGGATGAATTTCTGGCCGGTGAATTAAGCGGCGTTCCATCCGTTGCCGATACGCTGATCCCGCCCTTGCACGAAGTTTATGAAATCCTGAACCAGAATGCGATGAACCGTGGCAAGCTGAAATTCAGCTTTGGCAAAATGTCCAGCACGATTGGCGCGGATGGCTTCGTCAACGGCTTCGTGAAGGACGACAACCGTGAAGGTTCGCGTGAGCTGATCGAGGAATTAATGTGCCTGGCCAACTGTGTCGTGGCGCGGGACTTGCTGGCCCACGGCCAGTACCCGGTTATGACCCGTGTGCACGAAGAACCGGCCGAAGACCAAGTGACGAAAGCCAAAGCCCTGCTCTCCGCTGCTGGCATCACCAAACGCCATGGCGAAGAATGGACATTGGCCGATATCAACAAAATGCTGGATGATCCGGCCTATGCCGACAAGCATGATAAAATCCGCTCGGCCGCGATGAAGCTGATCAACCGTGGCGAATATGCCATTAACGAAACGGGCCACTTTGGTCTGGCGTTGAAAACATATTGCCACTTCACCTCGCCCATCCGCCGTTACCCGGATTTGCAGGTTCACCGCGCACTGATCTCTGCCTTTAATCTGGGCGAAGGCGGCATGGCCAAGGATGTTGATTTGAAATCCATGTTCAATCAGGCCGCCGCGATCAATGCACTGGATAACCAGGCCGATGCCGTGTATCGCATCGCCACCGACCGCTACGCCCTGGCCTTCCTGCATAAAACAGGCCCGGTGCATCAGGCCACGCTGAAGGACATCAAAAAGGATGGTGCGCTGGTTCTGGCGTTTGAAAATACGCCCCTGAAACTGACCGTCGACAAATCCTTTGTCCCGGCGGATGATTTCCGCATCAATATGAAGAAACGCCAGCTGGTGGACGATATGGGCACGGTGATCGGGATCAACGACAATGTGCCGGTGCGCATTTTGTCCTGTAACCCGCTGACCGGAACCTTCTCCATCGCCATGGACGGGTATACCTACCCCAAAGGCGGGACCCTTCAGCCCATGGCCCAAAAGGACCGGAAACAGGCCCCCAAAAACGGGTAA
- the rpmG gene encoding 50S ribosomal protein L33 encodes MAKKGNAVKVRMESSAGTGFRYYTKQNAKAQGKKLELKKFDPWAIHPETGKKGAHVLFEQKKMPPSKK; translated from the coding sequence ATGGCTAAAAAAGGCAACGCCGTTAAAGTGCGCATGGAAAGCTCCGCAGGTACGGGCTTCCGTTACTACACGAAACAAAACGCGAAAGCGCAAGGCAAGAAGCTCGAGCTGAAAAAGTTCGACCCGTGGGCCATTCACCCGGAAACCGGTAAAAAAGGCGCGCACGTTCTGTTCGAACAGAAGAAAATGCCTCCCTCAAAGAAATAA
- a CDS encoding PleD family two-component system response regulator, with amino-acid sequence MSARVLVVDDILPNVKLLEAKLSSEYYDVLTATSGEEALNRVAQDSPDIVLLDVMMPGMDGFEVCKRIKANPASAHIPVVMVTALTDAAERIRGLEAGADDFLSKPVNDVALMARVRSLVRLKMTVDEWRVRENTATQLGVTDDNKTVMDESFENARILLVEDQNFETDKITKTFQVDQDHIVSVTGGMAAIEETSKSDFDLLIVSLNLKSEDGLRLCSHLRSNERTRAIPILMVATDEDMQRIAHGLEIGAHDYILRPIDRNELLARARTQIRRKRFQDRLRANYEISLSMALTDSLTGLYNRRYLEVHLQKLLQKNEQSKKTLCVLMMDIDKFKGVNDTYGHGVGDEVLKTFAYRVKDSLRSFDLVARMGGEEFVVILPDVTDDMAQFVAERLRRSIGDKPFNVNIPAGALTVTTSIGGAIIRSGDHTVQSVLERADKCLYAAKNGGRNVTIFEDIGPLDPDKFRQEARQMME; translated from the coding sequence ATGTCTGCACGCGTTCTTGTCGTTGATGATATTCTGCCGAACGTAAAGCTTCTGGAAGCCAAGCTGTCCAGCGAGTATTACGACGTTCTCACCGCGACCAGTGGGGAGGAAGCGCTGAACCGTGTGGCACAGGACAGCCCCGATATCGTTCTGCTGGATGTAATGATGCCCGGCATGGACGGGTTTGAAGTGTGTAAACGGATCAAGGCCAATCCCGCGTCGGCGCATATTCCTGTTGTCATGGTTACGGCCCTGACCGATGCGGCTGAACGCATTCGCGGACTGGAAGCCGGCGCCGATGATTTTCTGTCCAAGCCCGTCAATGATGTGGCCCTGATGGCCCGTGTGCGGTCACTGGTGCGGCTGAAGATGACGGTGGATGAATGGCGTGTGCGTGAAAATACTGCGACGCAATTGGGTGTGACCGATGACAACAAGACGGTCATGGATGAATCTTTTGAAAACGCGCGCATCCTGCTGGTGGAAGATCAGAATTTCGAAACCGACAAGATCACCAAGACGTTTCAGGTGGATCAGGACCATATTGTATCCGTTACCGGTGGCATGGCTGCGATCGAAGAAACGTCGAAATCCGATTTTGACCTGTTGATCGTCAGTCTGAATTTAAAATCCGAGGATGGCTTGCGCCTGTGTTCGCATCTGCGGTCCAATGAACGTACACGCGCCATCCCGATTTTAATGGTCGCCACGGACGAGGATATGCAGCGTATTGCCCACGGGCTGGAAATTGGCGCGCATGATTATATTTTGCGCCCGATCGACCGGAACGAGCTTCTGGCCCGTGCCCGCACACAAATTCGTCGCAAACGGTTCCAGGACCGCTTGCGTGCGAATTACGAAATCAGCCTGTCCATGGCGCTGACCGATTCTCTGACGGGCCTGTATAACCGTCGCTATCTCGAAGTCCATTTGCAGAAATTGCTACAGAAAAACGAGCAGTCGAAGAAGACGCTCTGCGTTCTGATGATGGATATTGATAAGTTTAAAGGCGTCAACGACACCTATGGTCACGGGGTGGGGGACGAGGTTTTGAAAACCTTTGCCTATCGCGTGAAAGATTCGTTGCGCTCGTTTGACCTTGTCGCCCGGATGGGGGGCGAAGAATTTGTGGTGATCTTGCCGGATGTGACGGATGACATGGCTCAGTTTGTGGCTGAACGTCTGCGCCGCTCCATCGGGGACAAGCCGTTTAATGTGAATATTCCTGCGGGCGCTCTGACTGTGACGACGTCAATCGGCGGGGCGATTATCCGTTCTGGTGACCACACGGTCCAAAGTGTGCTGGAGCGGGCGGATAAATGTTTGTACGCGGCCAAGAATGGCGGGCGGAACGTGACGATCTTTGAAGATATCGGCCCGCTGGACCCGGACAAATTCCGGCAAGAGGCCCGGCAGATGATGGAATAA
- a CDS encoding response regulator, giving the protein MTKKVLIVEDNELNMKLFRDLLEAHGIATVDTKNGNEVLDLARREKPDLILMDIQLPEVSGLDVTRWLKADAELKVIPVIAVTAFAMKGDEQKIREGGCEDYISKPISVMHFIETIQKYLGATQ; this is encoded by the coding sequence ATGACAAAAAAAGTCCTGATTGTTGAAGACAACGAACTGAACATGAAGCTGTTCCGCGATTTGCTGGAAGCCCATGGCATTGCCACGGTCGACACCAAAAACGGGAACGAGGTTCTGGATCTGGCGCGTCGCGAAAAACCCGATTTGATTTTGATGGACATTCAGTTGCCGGAAGTATCCGGGCTGGATGTGACACGCTGGCTGAAGGCGGATGCGGAATTGAAAGTCATTCCCGTGATCGCCGTAACGGCCTTCGCCATGAAAGGCGATGAGCAAAAAATTCGTGAAGGCGGGTGCGAAGATTACATTTCGAAACCGATTTCCGTGATGCATTTTATTGAAACGATCCAGAAATATCTGGGCGCAACACAGTGA